A single Solibacillus isronensis DNA region contains:
- a CDS encoding YaaL family protein — protein sequence MLFSRKGKLKKEFDEKLVSSIKETKEALQSAKVIEELTDDYNLDVIAERKRAESIHYYLYKEARVRRVLIK from the coding sequence ATGTTATTTTCTCGGAAAGGGAAACTCAAAAAAGAATTCGATGAGAAACTAGTTTCTTCTATTAAAGAGACAAAAGAAGCTTTACAAAGTGCGAAGGTAATTGAAGAATTAACCGACGATTATAACCTAGATGTAATTGCTGAACGAAAAAGAGCCGAAAGCATACATTATTACTTATATAAAGAAGCACGTGTACGTCGTGTACTAATTAAATAA